The Canis lupus dingo isolate Sandy chromosome 11, ASM325472v2, whole genome shotgun sequence genome includes a region encoding these proteins:
- the TEX43 gene encoding testis-expressed protein 43, translated as MSEFMKFWMRILSLLAVMASGKDTCPILPKLANSCSDESSHKPSNKSTEVHLPRFSLKQGMIPRHYIMPWKENMIFRNMNLKHAEVRGIHAGPLEDSLFLNHSERLCHGEDRKVVLNKGPPEIKIADMPLHSPLSRYQSTVISHGFRRRLV; from the exons ATGAGTGAGTTCATGAAGTTCTGGATGAGAATTCTGTCCCTACTGGCAGTGATGGCTTCAGGGAAAGACACTTGTCCTATCCTACCTAAACTTGCCAACAGCTGTTCTGATGAGAGTTCACATAAACCTTCTAATAA GTCTACTGAGGTTCATTTGCCACGGTTTTCATTAAAGCAAGGGATGATCCCACGACATTACATTATGCCTTGGAAAGAAAACATGATATTCAGGAATATGAATCTGAAG CATGCAGAAGTGCGTGGGATCCATGCTGGCCCTTTAGAAGACTCTCTGTTTTTGAATCACAGTGAAAGGCTTTGCCACGGGGAAGATCGAAAAGTTGTCTTGAACAAAGGCCCACCAGAAATAAAAATTGCAGATATGCCTCTGCATTCACCGCTCTCCAGATACCAAAGCACTGTGATTTCCCATGGCTTCAGGAGGCGACTGGTCTAA